AGAACTGCTGCCCACATCCAATGTGTATTCCTCCATCATACGCTGACCTTGGCAAAGCTGCCAgagatattttcaacaaaggatTTGGCTTTGGGTTGGTGAAGTTGGATGTGAAAACAAAGTCATGTAGTGGTGTGGGATTTTCAACATCTGGTTCATCTAATACAGACACTGGTAAAGTTACTGGGACTTTTGAGACCAAGTATAAATGGTGTGAGTATGGTCTGACTTTCTCAGAAAAATGGAACACTGATAGCACTCTTGGAACAGAAATTACAAGTGAAGACCAGATATGTCAAGGTTTGAAATTGACATTTGATACTAACTTATTGCCAAACACGGGAAAGAACCATGGTAAAATCAAGTCCTCTTATAAAAGGGAATGTATAAATCTTGGTTGTGATGTTGACTTTGATTTTGCTGGACCTGCAATCCATGGCTCAGCTGTCTTTGGTTATGAGGGCTGGTTTGGTGGATACCAGGTGACCTTTGACAGTGCCAAGTTGAAGCTGACACAGAATAACTTTGAAGTGGGCTACAGGACTGGGAACTTCCAGTTACACACTAATGTCAATGATGGAACAGAATTTGGAAGATCAATTTATCAGAAAGTATGTGAAGATCTTGACACTTCAGTAAATCTCTCTTGGACTTTGGGTACCAACTGTACTTGCTTTGGCATTGCTGCTAAATACCAGTTGGATCCCACTGCTTCTATTTCCACAAAAGTCAACAATTCTAGTTTAACTGGAGTAGGCTACACTCAGACTCTGAGGCCAGGTGTGAAGCACATTGTCTGCTCTGGTAGACGGGAAGAGCATTAATGCTGGAGGTCACAAACTTGGGCTTGCCCTAGAATTTGAGGCTTAATCCAGCTGAAAGAAACCTCTGAGAATGGATATTGGAAGATTTGGCCTTAATATATTTCCATGTGACCAGCAGGtgtctcccccctctcccccaaGAAGCTGATCAAAATGAAGGATGATCTAAACAAGAgctgtattttaaatatgtagaCAGTCACATGTTAGCTGGTCACATGTTAGCTGGTTTCTAGTTGAACTGGTTATGCAGTCACCTATacattatttaaatgtatttaactGTTAAA
The Jaculus jaculus isolate mJacJac1 chromosome 20, mJacJac1.mat.Y.cur, whole genome shotgun sequence genome window above contains:
- the LOC101602533 gene encoding voltage-dependent anion-selective channel protein 2-like, with the protein product MCIPPSYADLGKAARDIFNKGFGFGLVKLDVKTKSCSGVGFSTSGSSNTDTGKVTGTFETKYKWCEYGLTFSEKWNTDSTLGTEITSEDQICQGLKLTFDTNLLPNTGKNHGKIKSSYKRECINLGCDVDFDFAGPAIHGSAVFGYEGWFGGYQVTFDSAKLKLTQNNFEVGYRTGNFQLHTNVNDGTEFGRSIYQKVCEDLDTSVNLSWTLGTNCTCFGIAAKYQLDPTASISTKVNNSSLTGVGYTQTLRPGVKHIVCSGRREEH